In Buchananella sp. 14KM1171, the genomic stretch CCGGAAGCACGCTGCTGCCCGAGGCCGCCCACGGCCAGGACATCGAGATGGAAGGGCGCTGAAAATGGCTACTACTCCGATCATCGAGCTGCGTAAGGTCCACGTTTCCTTCCGCTCTCGTACCGGTTCGATCTTCCTGCCGAACATGGTTCACGCCGTTGACGGGATCTCCCTGTCGCTGATGCCGGGGGAGACCATCGGCATCGTGGGCGAGTCCGGCTGCGGCAAGTCGACCACCGCGAACGTGATGTGCGGCCTGCAGGCCCCCACCTCCGGGCAGGTGTTCTTCAAGGGCGAGGAGGTCACCAAGCGCACGCCGGAGGACCGCCGCCGCATGGGCCGCGTGGTCTCCGTGGTGTTCCAGTCGCCGGCGACGGCGCTGAACGCCCGCATGACGGTCAAGGACCAGCTGATGGACCCGCTGCTGGTGCACAAGATCGGCACCCCCGCCGAGCGGCACGCCCGCGTCCGCGAGCTGATCGCCATGGTCGGTCTGCCGGACTCCTCGCTGAGCGCCCTGCCGGGCCAGCTCTCCGGTGGTCAGCGCCAGCGCGTGGCTATCGCCCGCGCGCTGTCCCTGAACCCGGACGTGATCATCGCTGACGAGCCGACCTCGGCGCTGGACGTGTCCGTGCGCGCCCAGATCCTCAACCTGCTGACGGACCTGAAGTCCCAGCTCGGTTTGGCGATGGTTTTCATCAGTCACGACATCCAGACCGTCCGCTACGTCTCGGACCGGATCGTCGTCATGAACAAGGGACGGATCGTGGAGGAGGGACCCGCCCAGCAGGTGCTGGAGAACCCCACCAACGCCTACACCCGCACGCTGCTCGGTGCGGCCCCCTCCCTGCTCCACCCCGCTAAGAACTAAGCAAAGAAAGGGCAAACCATGACCATTAAGGGTGTTGTCCCCCCGGTAGTTACCGCACTGGACGCCGCCGGCAATTTCGACCGTCCCTCCTTCGACCGCAACATCGAGCGCATGCTGGCCGCCGGCGTGCACGGCCTGTTCGTGCTGGGCTCCTCCGGTGAGGTCGTCTTCTCCTCGGACGCGCGCCGTGACGAGATCGTGGACGCGGCCGTGGAGACCACGGCCAAGCGCGTGCCGGTGATCGTCGGCGTGATCGAC encodes the following:
- a CDS encoding ABC transporter ATP-binding protein — translated: MATTPIIELRKVHVSFRSRTGSIFLPNMVHAVDGISLSLMPGETIGIVGESGCGKSTTANVMCGLQAPTSGQVFFKGEEVTKRTPEDRRRMGRVVSVVFQSPATALNARMTVKDQLMDPLLVHKIGTPAERHARVRELIAMVGLPDSSLSALPGQLSGGQRQRVAIARALSLNPDVIIADEPTSALDVSVRAQILNLLTDLKSQLGLAMVFISHDIQTVRYVSDRIVVMNKGRIVEEGPAQQVLENPTNAYTRTLLGAAPSLLHPAKN